Proteins encoded by one window of Armatimonadota bacterium:
- a CDS encoding amidohydrolase family protein: MTEQTAIVGARLIDGTGADPVDRAALVFEGERIVAAGPAARVAIPGGARVIDGDGLTVMPGLIDAHVHITMTGGADLLAMSLQRSLPEVAFDTVGHLAATLEAGVTTIRTVGDIGHIDIAAREAITRGRIRGPRIVAAGKGLTSTGGHGTIVPPWIRVAHGDISEVVDGPEQGRAAVRRQVEAGCDHIKVFQTGGVIDPGGRIEAEEFDEEELRAIVGTARLAGRPVACHAHNKNGILRAIAAGVRSIEHGMSFDEECALRAVEGGVFLVPTLIVMEQILRRGRSAGLPQFMIDNVGDRTKQHHAHVQLAYQMGVKIAAGTDAGSVLTPHGAAGMEVAMLVRAGLRPLDAIRAATMTAAELLGLGPRLGSLQPGKLADVILVAGDPLARPELLGQPEAVTAVFVGGTQVKGVALTL, from the coding sequence ATGACGGAGCAGACGGCCATCGTAGGAGCGCGGCTGATCGACGGCACGGGGGCGGACCCGGTGGACCGCGCGGCGCTGGTGTTTGAAGGGGAGCGGATCGTCGCCGCAGGCCCGGCCGCCCGGGTGGCGATCCCTGGTGGAGCCCGCGTCATCGACGGCGACGGCCTGACGGTGATGCCCGGGCTGATCGACGCCCACGTGCACATCACGATGACCGGCGGGGCCGACCTCCTGGCGATGTCCCTTCAGCGGTCGCTCCCTGAGGTGGCGTTCGACACCGTCGGCCACCTCGCCGCCACCCTGGAGGCCGGCGTCACGACCATCCGGACCGTCGGAGACATCGGCCACATCGACATTGCCGCGCGCGAGGCGATCACCCGGGGACGGATCCGCGGCCCCAGGATCGTGGCGGCCGGCAAGGGGCTGACCTCCACGGGCGGCCACGGCACCATCGTCCCCCCCTGGATCCGCGTCGCCCACGGCGACATCTCCGAGGTCGTGGACGGTCCCGAGCAGGGGCGCGCCGCCGTGCGCCGACAGGTCGAGGCGGGATGCGATCACATCAAGGTCTTCCAGACCGGCGGGGTGATCGACCCGGGCGGGCGGATCGAGGCGGAGGAGTTCGACGAGGAAGAGCTGCGGGCCATCGTCGGCACGGCCCGCCTCGCCGGTCGGCCGGTGGCCTGCCACGCCCACAACAAGAACGGCATCCTGCGGGCCATCGCCGCCGGCGTACGCTCCATCGAGCACGGCATGTCCTTCGACGAGGAGTGCGCCCTGCGGGCCGTGGAAGGCGGCGTCTTCCTCGTGCCGACCCTCATCGTCATGGAGCAGATCCTGCGCCGGGGGCGCAGCGCGGGACTCCCCCAGTTCATGATCGACAACGTCGGCGACCGGACAAAGCAGCACCACGCCCACGTCCAGCTCGCCTACCAGATGGGGGTGAAGATCGCCGCGGGAACGGACGCCGGGTCGGTGCTCACCCCCCACGGGGCGGCGGGGATGGAGGTGGCGATGCTGGTCCGGGCGGGGCTCCGGCCGCTGGATGCGATCCGCGCCGCGACGATGACGGCGGCGGAACTGCTGGGTTTGGGCCCGCGCCTGGGATCCCTCCAACCCGGCAAGCTGGCCGACGTCATCCTCGTCGCCGGCGACCCTCTGGCCCGTCCCGAACTGCTGGGCCAGCCGGAGGCGGTGACGGCGGTCTTCGTCGGAGGCACCCAGGTCAAGGGCGTCGCCCTGACGCTGTGA
- a CDS encoding ABC transporter substrate-binding protein: MRWRRWTAACAVLMILTAALGAGGAAGPGPRVRIREAHTGTLFMAPVYIAEAAGYMAEEGIDLELIEVESGALGIAALVSGQVQFFDADPFQAVQLRRQGKQILFIYNLTKRVTLDMVMHPEVARARNVSRATPIAQRFAALRGLKLGITRPGAATDVYMRYYLKLAGLNPDRDAQLIAVGGGGALLAALRTRQIDAFHLSAPTPYLAEKDGFGVVVIKSSAGDVPQLDNFMYTGIAVHNVYANQNPDLLRRWVRAVNRANRLMRTDQAAAVQHLRKHFPRTDPEVLTLALREIIPALSEDGRISEAMMEKHLQFMLDDGQIPFKPSAKEGILWTNRFIGP, from the coding sequence ATGCGATGGAGGCGGTGGACGGCGGCCTGCGCCGTCCTGATGATCCTGACGGCGGCCCTCGGTGCCGGCGGCGCCGCGGGCCCGGGGCCGCGGGTGCGGATCCGTGAGGCGCACACCGGAACGCTCTTCATGGCGCCGGTGTACATCGCCGAAGCGGCGGGGTACATGGCGGAGGAAGGCATCGACCTGGAACTCATCGAGGTCGAGAGCGGCGCCCTGGGCATCGCCGCGCTGGTCTCCGGCCAGGTGCAGTTCTTCGACGCCGACCCGTTCCAGGCGGTGCAGTTGCGCCGGCAGGGCAAGCAGATCCTGTTCATCTACAACCTGACCAAGCGCGTCACCCTGGACATGGTCATGCATCCCGAGGTGGCCCGGGCGCGCAACGTCAGCCGCGCCACGCCCATCGCCCAGCGCTTTGCCGCCCTGCGCGGGCTCAAGCTGGGCATCACCCGGCCCGGAGCGGCCACCGACGTCTACATGCGCTACTACCTCAAGCTGGCCGGGCTGAATCCCGACCGCGACGCGCAGCTCATCGCGGTGGGCGGCGGAGGCGCGCTGCTGGCCGCCCTGCGCACGCGGCAGATCGACGCCTTCCACCTGTCTGCGCCCACCCCCTACCTGGCCGAGAAGGACGGGTTCGGCGTGGTGGTGATCAAATCGTCGGCCGGGGACGTCCCGCAGCTGGACAACTTCATGTACACGGGCATCGCCGTCCACAATGTCTACGCCAACCAGAACCCCGACCTGCTGCGACGCTGGGTGCGGGCCGTGAACCGGGCGAACCGGCTGATGCGCACCGATCAGGCCGCCGCCGTCCAGCACCTGCGCAAGCACTTCCCGCGCACCGATCCGGAGGTGCTGACCCTGGCCCTGCGGGAGATCATCCCCGCCCTCTCCGAAGACGGCCGGATCAGCGAGGCGATGATGGAAAAGCACCTGCAGTTCATGCTCGACGACGGCCAGATTCCCTTCAAGCCGTCGGCGAAGGAAGGGATCCTCTGGACGAACCGCTTCATCGGCCCGTAG
- a CDS encoding ABC transporter permease codes for MALREAAVRPGGPALPAGSGLLERVEREEALRARAERRATLVGRLLFALAFLLGWEVASGRVVEQFFVSKPSAIAGALWAMLTKEALLYHLQFTIVEATVGYLIGAAAGLILGFALARMDVVYRIVEPFVVAFYGIPRIALAPLFILWFGIGITSKIAVAAVMVFFIVFINTIAGVRAAPPQLLQVARVMGASSWDLVRKVVFPAATPFIIAALQITVPQAMIGAIVGEFISSNRGVGHLISRAAGWLDTPGLFAGIFALLVVVLVMNLGITLLGGHLMRWHPKAGTLRDVP; via the coding sequence ATGGCCCTGCGTGAGGCGGCGGTGAGGCCCGGCGGTCCGGCGCTGCCCGCCGGCAGCGGATTGCTGGAGCGGGTGGAGCGGGAAGAGGCCTTGCGGGCCCGGGCCGAGCGCCGCGCCACCCTGGTCGGCCGGCTGCTCTTTGCCCTGGCCTTCCTGCTGGGCTGGGAGGTGGCGAGCGGCCGGGTGGTGGAGCAGTTCTTCGTCAGCAAGCCCTCGGCCATCGCCGGCGCCCTGTGGGCCATGCTGACGAAAGAAGCCCTGCTGTACCACCTGCAGTTCACGATCGTGGAGGCCACGGTCGGCTACCTGATCGGCGCCGCGGCGGGGTTGATCCTGGGCTTCGCCCTGGCCCGGATGGACGTCGTCTACCGGATCGTCGAGCCCTTCGTGGTGGCCTTCTACGGGATCCCGCGCATCGCCCTGGCGCCGCTGTTCATCCTCTGGTTCGGCATCGGCATCACCTCCAAGATCGCCGTGGCGGCCGTCATGGTGTTCTTCATCGTGTTCATCAATACCATCGCCGGCGTCCGCGCCGCGCCGCCCCAGCTGCTCCAGGTGGCGCGGGTGATGGGCGCGTCCTCCTGGGATCTGGTGCGCAAGGTGGTCTTCCCCGCCGCCACGCCCTTCATCATCGCCGCCCTGCAGATCACGGTGCCGCAGGCCATGATCGGCGCCATCGTCGGCGAGTTCATCTCCAGCAACCGCGGGGTGGGGCACCTGATCAGCCGGGCCGCGGGGTGGCTGGACACCCCGGGGCTGTTCGCCGGAATCTTCGCCCTGCTGGTCGTGGTGCTGGTGATGAACCTGGGCATCACCCTGCTCGGCGGCCATCTCATGCGCTGGCATCCCAAGGCGGGGACGTTGCGCGATGTGCCCTAG
- a CDS encoding ABC transporter ATP-binding protein, with the protein MTAAPGIIEARDVFKVFVARTERRRRHAFLALHDVSLTIPQGRFVSFVGPSGCGKSTLLNMIAGLIRPTDGEVRYKGRAVEGVNTDVGYITQDDNLLPWRTLLENVEVALEFRGVAAGARRERARRYIQRVGLSGFEHHYPHELSGGMRKRTALIRTLVYEPDVILMDEPFGPLDAQTRVLLQDELLRLWEGSGKTIVFVTHDLVEAIALSDEIVLFSRAPGTIKRVYPVPLPRPRDVFRIHADPLFPAFYERLWHDLKEEITMVDQEAAAHGPA; encoded by the coding sequence ATGACGGCCGCCCCCGGGATCATCGAGGCCCGGGACGTCTTCAAGGTATTCGTGGCGCGCACCGAGCGCCGGCGACGCCACGCCTTCTTGGCTCTCCACGACGTCAGCCTCACCATTCCCCAGGGCCGTTTCGTGAGCTTCGTCGGTCCCTCCGGCTGCGGGAAGTCTACCCTGCTCAACATGATCGCCGGGCTGATCCGTCCCACGGACGGCGAGGTGCGCTACAAGGGCCGCGCCGTGGAGGGGGTGAACACCGATGTCGGCTACATCACCCAGGACGACAACCTGCTGCCCTGGCGGACGCTGCTGGAGAACGTTGAGGTGGCCCTGGAGTTCCGCGGCGTGGCGGCGGGGGCGCGCCGGGAGCGGGCCCGGCGCTACATCCAGCGGGTGGGGCTGAGCGGGTTCGAGCACCACTACCCCCACGAACTCTCGGGCGGGATGCGCAAGCGCACGGCGTTGATCCGCACCCTGGTCTACGAGCCGGACGTCATTCTGATGGACGAGCCCTTCGGCCCGCTCGACGCCCAGACCCGGGTGCTCCTGCAGGACGAGCTGCTGCGTCTGTGGGAGGGGAGCGGCAAGACCATCGTCTTCGTCACCCACGACCTGGTCGAGGCCATCGCGCTGTCCGATGAGATCGTCTTGTTCAGTCGCGCGCCGGGGACGATCAAGCGGGTCTATCCGGTTCCCCTGCCGCGGCCCCGCGACGTCTTTCGCATCCACGCCGATCCGCTCTTCCCCGCGTTCTACGAGCGGCTCTGGCACGACCTGAAGGAGGAGATCACCATGGTGGACCAGGAGGCGGCCGCGCATGGCCCTGCGTGA
- a CDS encoding GAF domain-containing protein, translated as MRAVADYAGALTEIEALLAARRGAAAAQAVVDYLHDRFPHYSWVGLYWVEGSDLVLGEWRGPQATAHTRIPIGTGVCGAAAASGRTEIVADVSQDPRYLACFPSTKSEIVVPIVRDGRVIGEIDIDSDQIGAFGRDDQRFLEQVAALLARTR; from the coding sequence ATGCGCGCGGTCGCCGACTACGCGGGGGCGCTGACGGAGATTGAGGCCCTGCTGGCCGCCCGGAGGGGGGCGGCCGCCGCCCAGGCCGTCGTGGACTATCTCCACGACCGATTCCCGCACTATTCGTGGGTCGGTCTGTACTGGGTGGAGGGATCCGACCTCGTGCTCGGCGAGTGGCGGGGGCCCCAGGCCACCGCGCACACGCGCATCCCCATCGGCACGGGCGTCTGCGGCGCCGCCGCCGCGTCGGGCCGGACCGAGATCGTCGCCGATGTTTCGCAGGATCCCCGCTACCTGGCCTGCTTCCCGTCTACGAAGTCCGAGATCGTCGTTCCCATCGTCCGCGACGGGCGCGTCATCGGGGAGATCGACATCGACAGCGACCAGATCGGCGCCTTCGGTCGCGACGATCAGAGGTTTCTGGAACAGGTCGCGGCGCTGCTCGCCCGCACGCGCTGA
- a CDS encoding exopolysaccharide biosynthesis protein, whose amino-acid sequence METLHHTMTVHGEVPLSAILAETVADEDVTLGELLDRLARRGFGVLMIALALPTLIPVLPPGTAAFIGLLYIILAVQMLIGLNEPWLPARLRRYRLSYRTIAALRERGVPLLRRIERFSRPRLLFLDDRITARAVAAVVLVLGIVLLSPVPFLNTLPAVAVLLLGIGQLNRDAVFLLAGLLLGVVVALIIVFGVGSLYALFNLLRRRL is encoded by the coding sequence GTGGAAACTCTCCACCACACGATGACCGTCCATGGCGAGGTCCCGCTGTCGGCGATTCTGGCGGAAACGGTCGCCGACGAAGACGTCACCCTCGGAGAGCTCCTCGATCGCCTGGCGCGCCGCGGCTTCGGAGTGCTCATGATCGCTCTGGCCCTGCCCACCCTCATCCCGGTCCTTCCGCCGGGTACGGCCGCGTTCATCGGCCTGCTCTACATCATCCTGGCCGTCCAGATGCTGATCGGCCTGAATGAACCCTGGCTCCCCGCGCGGCTGCGGAGGTACCGGCTGAGCTATCGGACCATCGCCGCCCTCCGCGAGCGTGGAGTGCCGCTGCTGCGCCGCATCGAGCGTTTCTCGCGCCCGCGGCTGCTGTTCCTTGACGACCGCATCACGGCCCGCGCCGTGGCGGCGGTCGTCCTGGTCCTGGGGATCGTCCTGCTCAGTCCGGTGCCCTTTCTCAACACCCTCCCGGCGGTGGCCGTGCTGCTGCTGGGCATCGGACAGCTGAACCGGGACGCGGTCTTCCTCCTGGCCGGACTGCTGCTGGGCGTGGTCGTGGCGCTCATCATCGTCTTCGGGGTGGGCAGCCTGTACGCGTTGTTCAACCTGCTGCGGAGACGACTGTGA
- a CDS encoding Gfo/Idh/MocA family oxidoreductase — MTAARVRWGVLGVASIAVRRLIPAIARSQTGVLQAVASREERRAREAAERFGFRRAYGSYEALLADPEVDAVYIPLPNSLHRTWTERAAAAGKHVLCEKPLGITADDARAAVEACARARVVLMEAFMYRFHPQIERMVELVRSGGIGPPWLVRAAFTFGVGPGPNIRLEPTLGGGGLLDVGCYCVNVARLILGEPRTAFAAAEEERGVDVRLAGALRFDGSRMALVDCGLRAPYRQVCEVVGTEGSLLLRRPFQPEEDATEIVVRRARGEPEERIEIPGTNQYVLMVEHFAAVVAGAPARYPPQDAVANMRALDALAAAARTGAPAEVAEG, encoded by the coding sequence GTGACGGCCGCCCGGGTGCGCTGGGGAGTCCTCGGCGTGGCCTCGATCGCCGTACGCCGACTCATCCCCGCCATCGCCCGGTCCCAGACCGGCGTGCTCCAGGCCGTGGCCAGCCGCGAGGAGCGCCGGGCCCGGGAGGCGGCGGAGCGATTCGGCTTCAGGCGCGCCTACGGCTCCTACGAGGCGCTGCTGGCCGACCCGGAGGTGGACGCCGTCTACATCCCGCTGCCCAACAGCCTGCACCGAACCTGGACCGAACGGGCCGCGGCGGCCGGCAAGCACGTCCTGTGCGAGAAGCCCCTCGGGATCACCGCCGACGACGCGCGGGCGGCGGTGGAGGCCTGCGCCCGGGCCCGGGTCGTGCTGATGGAAGCCTTCATGTACCGCTTCCACCCGCAGATCGAGCGGATGGTGGAGCTGGTGCGGTCCGGCGGGATCGGGCCACCCTGGCTGGTGCGGGCCGCCTTCACCTTCGGAGTCGGCCCGGGGCCCAACATCCGGCTGGAGCCGACGCTGGGGGGCGGAGGACTGCTGGACGTCGGCTGCTACTGCGTGAACGTGGCGCGCCTCATCCTGGGCGAACCTCGCACGGCCTTCGCCGCGGCGGAGGAGGAGCGCGGTGTGGACGTGCGGCTGGCCGGCGCGCTGCGCTTCGACGGCAGCCGCATGGCCCTGGTGGACTGCGGACTGCGCGCGCCCTACCGTCAGGTCTGCGAGGTCGTCGGCACGGAGGGCAGCCTCCTCCTGCGCCGGCCGTTCCAGCCCGAGGAGGACGCCACCGAGATCGTCGTCAGACGAGCACGCGGCGAGCCGGAGGAGCGGATCGAGATCCCGGGGACCAACCAGTACGTGCTGATGGTGGAGCACTTCGCCGCGGTGGTGGCCGGCGCGCCCGCCCGCTACCCTCCGCAGGATGCGGTGGCCAACATGCGGGCCCTGGATGCGCTGGCCGCCGCGGCCCGCACCGGAGCGCCGGCGGAGGTGGCGGAAGGATGA
- a CDS encoding 4a-hydroxytetrahydrobiopterin dehydratase, whose protein sequence is MAELAGQRCVPCRGGDPPMTAEEIAQMQPQVPDWQVVAPEGIPRLQRTFTFKDFAQALEFTNRVGRIAEEEGHHPAILTEWGRVTVSWWTHKIRGLHRNDFIMAAKTDRLYAAARA, encoded by the coding sequence ATGGCCGAACTCGCCGGACAGCGGTGCGTGCCCTGCCGGGGCGGCGACCCCCCGATGACGGCGGAGGAAATTGCGCAGATGCAGCCCCAGGTGCCCGACTGGCAGGTCGTCGCGCCGGAGGGCATCCCCCGCCTGCAGCGCACGTTCACCTTCAAGGACTTCGCCCAGGCGCTGGAGTTCACCAACCGCGTCGGGCGGATCGCCGAAGAGGAGGGCCACCACCCGGCCATCCTCACGGAGTGGGGTCGGGTCACCGTCTCCTGGTGGACGCACAAAATCCGGGGCCTGCACCGCAACGACTTCATCATGGCGGCGAAGACCGATCGGCTGTACGCGGCCGCCCGCGCCTGA